A region from the uncultured Draconibacterium sp. genome encodes:
- a CDS encoding von Willebrand factor type A domain-containing protein, producing MRQIILTLALLFAFSGIALATEQRTISGTISDQMGSPLPGVTVTVENTQRGTVSDINGYYSILVNPGDRKLVFSFVGMETQKVRISNEAILNVQMLSSTVSCDEVVVVGFGKSKHRETTGAVTRLKKSFISPAFSMIEPECNTENYASISENGFKNVQINPLSTFSVDVDNASYANVRRYLNSGTLPPIDAVRIEEMINYFSYDYAEPKGEHPFSVNTEVALCPWNNEHYLMQIGLKGKSIDKSELPPSNLVFLFDVSGSMNAPTKLPLLKRAFKMLVNELRPNDRVAIVVYAGAAGKVLDSTPGNEKTKILTALEKLNAGGSTAGGAGLKLAYKIAAQNFIEGGNNRIILATDGDFNVGVSSTSEMERLVEEQRESGIFMSVLGFGTGNIKDDKMETIADKGNGNYAYIDNIQEARKVFVSEFGGTLFTIASDVKLQLEFNPEQVKAYRLVGYENRLLNDEDFNDDKKDAGEIGAGHTVTALYEIVPVGAETDAPPVDALKYQKNRMPAEGTLSNDLLTVKLRYKMPDEKKSKLLEVPVISQLTEKTSDDFRFSAAVASFGMLLRKSEFVGTSNIHSVIELAEGAKGADHEGYRSEMIRLIKTVSDLQLLSINETD from the coding sequence ATGAGACAAATTATTTTAACACTGGCCTTGCTTTTTGCCTTCTCGGGAATAGCACTGGCAACAGAACAACGAACAATATCAGGAACAATTAGCGACCAGATGGGAAGTCCTTTACCCGGCGTTACGGTAACAGTTGAAAACACCCAACGCGGAACAGTTAGCGATATTAACGGTTATTACAGTATTTTGGTGAATCCCGGAGATAGAAAACTGGTGTTTTCGTTTGTGGGCATGGAAACCCAAAAAGTTCGCATAAGCAATGAGGCCATTTTAAATGTACAAATGCTCAGTTCGACGGTTTCCTGCGACGAAGTGGTAGTAGTTGGTTTTGGTAAAAGCAAACATCGCGAAACAACGGGGGCAGTAACAAGGCTTAAAAAAAGCTTTATTTCTCCTGCATTTTCAATGATAGAGCCCGAATGTAATACCGAAAATTACGCAAGCATAAGTGAAAATGGTTTTAAAAATGTGCAGATAAATCCACTATCAACCTTTTCGGTAGATGTTGATAATGCTTCGTACGCCAATGTGCGGCGTTACCTTAATTCGGGAACTTTACCACCCATTGATGCAGTCCGTATCGAGGAAATGATTAATTATTTCAGTTATGATTATGCCGAGCCAAAAGGAGAACATCCTTTTAGTGTAAATACAGAAGTGGCGCTTTGCCCTTGGAACAATGAACATTACCTGATGCAAATTGGATTAAAAGGAAAAAGCATTGACAAAAGTGAATTGCCTCCATCAAACCTGGTATTTTTGTTTGATGTTTCCGGCTCGATGAATGCACCCACTAAGTTGCCCTTGCTAAAACGGGCTTTTAAAATGTTGGTAAACGAGTTACGCCCAAACGACAGGGTAGCCATTGTTGTTTATGCGGGAGCAGCCGGCAAGGTGCTCGATTCTACACCTGGAAACGAAAAAACGAAAATACTTACTGCCCTTGAAAAACTTAATGCCGGTGGCTCAACTGCCGGTGGAGCAGGTTTGAAGCTGGCCTATAAAATAGCTGCTCAAAATTTTATTGAAGGTGGTAATAACCGAATAATTCTGGCTACTGACGGCGATTTTAATGTTGGTGTTTCAAGCACTTCAGAAATGGAACGCCTGGTGGAAGAACAACGCGAAAGTGGCATTTTTATGTCGGTACTCGGTTTTGGAACCGGAAATATTAAAGACGATAAAATGGAAACCATTGCCGATAAAGGAAATGGAAACTATGCTTATATCGATAATATTCAGGAAGCACGCAAAGTATTTGTGAGCGAGTTTGGCGGAACGCTTTTTACTATAGCCAGTGATGTAAAATTACAGTTGGAATTTAATCCTGAACAGGTAAAAGCCTATCGGCTGGTGGGTTACGAAAACCGTTTGTTAAACGATGAAGATTTTAATGACGATAAAAAGGATGCCGGCGAAATAGGAGCAGGACACACCGTTACCGCGCTTTACGAAATTGTTCCGGTTGGTGCTGAAACCGATGCACCTCCGGTTGATGCATTAAAATATCAGAAAAACAGAATGCCGGCAGAAGGTACTTTGAGCAATGATTTGTTAACCGTAAAATTGCGCTACAAAATGCCTGACGAGAAAAAAAGCAAATTGTTGGAAGTTCCCGTAATCAGTCAGTTAACCGAAAAAACATCTGATGATTTTCGCTTTTCGGCAGCTGTTGCATCTTTTGGGATGTTGCTCCGCAAGTCTGAATTTGTGGGCACATCAAACATTCATTCGGTAATTGAACTGGCTGAAGGAGCAAAAGGTGCCGACCACGAAGGTTACCGGAGCGAAATGATTCGTTTAATTAAAACAGTAAGCGATTTGCAACTGCTTTCAATAAACGAAACGGATTAG
- a CDS encoding sigma-70 family RNA polymerase sigma factor, translated as MRLTFFYRNIQKLSDEELLILFQKKQETDYLGELYKRYMHLVHGVCLKYLKTPDMAEDAVISIYEKLQTEISNHNIKNFKSWLYVVTKNYCLMQLRKTKPGQIILSDSEAELSAFMENETELHPIDSDDNSEETEKALAACIKRLKAEQKKCIRLFYFEQKSYREIAEELKTEIKKIKSLIQNGKRNLKICLEAKK; from the coding sequence ATGCGGCTTACCTTTTTTTACCGAAATATACAGAAGCTGAGCGACGAAGAATTGCTTATACTGTTTCAGAAAAAACAGGAAACAGACTACCTTGGCGAGTTGTACAAAAGGTACATGCACCTGGTTCACGGGGTTTGTTTAAAATACCTAAAAACACCCGACATGGCAGAAGATGCCGTAATTTCGATTTATGAAAAACTGCAGACAGAAATTAGCAATCACAACATAAAAAACTTTAAAAGCTGGCTATACGTAGTTACCAAAAATTACTGTTTAATGCAGCTGCGCAAAACAAAGCCAGGCCAAATTATTTTAAGCGACAGCGAGGCTGAACTTTCGGCTTTTATGGAAAATGAAACAGAATTGCATCCTATAGATAGCGATGACAACAGCGAAGAGACAGAAAAAGCACTGGCTGCCTGCATAAAACGCCTAAAAGCGGAGCAAAAAAAATGTATTCGTTTGTTTTATTTTGAGCAGAAAAGCTACCGTGAAATTGCTGAGGAATTAAAAACAGAAATCAAAAAAATTAAAAGCCTGATACAAAACGGAAAACGCAACCTGAAGATTTGTTTGGAAGCTAAAAAATGA
- a CDS encoding carboxypeptidase-like regulatory domain-containing protein, which yields MSNRKTHIDKKIINRYLQDKMSDKERNAFEKEMQKDAFLADAVDGFMAHAATTSDTGLIEDRIKQKPKKTMPYFAAAASVLLLLTSGIIWMQLRQEEPAPKLSETRIEKNFKNKPGPAEQPTEPEIMVRKKATEAEQPKGKAAKPIQTEKATLPVAAERKDADDAGKPTPPITEAKALKSTPEKEVPKAKITAAPKPPEPNEITLEMSDKEENPELIAKPGAAAQKTREATQVHGTVVSADDRMPLPGVTLVEKGTDNGTISDIEGRFNLKLKNDSNPVIASFIGMETQEFNLTTDSAHIVALQANEVALNEVVVVGFGKQEKKAANITGSQVADSRETIEATPVCGMKEYNTYLKTKAILSANSDAKKVIVKLSFRLEKDGQITSFENLNKAEAHYFNQAKNMVKNGPKWTPRYQNNKKTASTVTLRIVFKNQSN from the coding sequence ATGAGCAACAGAAAAACACATATCGACAAAAAAATAATCAACCGCTATCTGCAAGATAAGATGAGCGACAAAGAGCGCAATGCATTTGAAAAAGAAATGCAAAAAGATGCGTTTTTAGCTGATGCTGTTGATGGTTTTATGGCACATGCCGCAACTACTTCCGACACCGGTTTAATTGAAGACAGAATTAAACAAAAACCAAAAAAAACCATGCCTTATTTTGCAGCTGCGGCCTCGGTGCTCCTGCTGCTCACTTCGGGTATAATTTGGATGCAGCTTAGGCAAGAGGAACCTGCTCCAAAGTTAAGCGAAACACGTATTGAGAAAAATTTTAAAAACAAGCCAGGCCCTGCCGAACAACCCACCGAACCTGAAATAATGGTTCGAAAGAAAGCCACTGAAGCTGAACAACCAAAAGGCAAAGCTGCAAAACCTATCCAAACTGAAAAAGCTACTTTGCCTGTAGCAGCTGAGCGTAAAGATGCCGATGATGCTGGTAAACCAACGCCCCCAATTACCGAAGCAAAAGCTTTAAAAAGCACTCCTGAAAAAGAGGTACCCAAGGCTAAAATTACTGCAGCTCCCAAGCCCCCGGAGCCAAACGAAATCACACTGGAGATGAGCGACAAAGAAGAAAACCCGGAGCTTATTGCAAAGCCAGGTGCAGCAGCTCAAAAAACCAGAGAGGCAACACAAGTGCATGGTACGGTGGTTTCGGCTGACGATAGAATGCCACTGCCCGGGGTTACGCTTGTTGAGAAGGGCACTGATAACGGCACAATCAGCGATATAGAAGGTCGTTTCAACTTAAAGCTAAAAAACGACAGCAACCCGGTAATTGCCAGTTTTATTGGAATGGAAACACAGGAGTTTAACCTGACCACAGATTCCGCACATATTGTTGCACTGCAGGCCAACGAAGTAGCACTTAACGAAGTAGTAGTGGTGGGCTTTGGCAAGCAAGAGAAAAAAGCAGCAAACATAACTGGAAGCCAGGTGGCAGACTCCCGGGAAACAATAGAAGCAACACCGGTTTGCGGCATGAAAGAATACAATACCTACCTTAAAACAAAAGCAATTTTATCCGCCAATAGCGATGCTAAAAAAGTAATTGTTAAACTGAGTTTCAGGCTTGAAAAAGATGGACAAATAACTTCGTTTGAAAATCTGAACAAAGCCGAAGCGCACTACTTCAACCAGGCAAAAAATATGGTTAAAAACGGCCCCAAATGGACACCTCGCTATCAGAATAATAAAAAAACTGCATCAACTGTTACACTGCGAATTGTTTTTAAAAACCAGTCAAATTAA
- a CDS encoding cellulase family glycosylhydrolase yields the protein MRKSLLFLGLILTIFSSAQNREKAYLINEQLGKGINFGNMFEAPGETAWGNPWLPHYPQLVAELGFNHVRIPIRWEPESRSSATAPYTINEAFLERIKQVVDSTLNNGLFAIINMHHHEALYENPEAQKARFLAQWKQISEYFSHYPDSLLFEVLNEPHGNLTAEKWNIFLTDALSTIRNSNPERIVLIGTAEYGGLGGLQKLQLPDDENIILTAHYYNPFTFTHQGAEWSEGAAAWLGTEWNDTETERQMVQNDFAPLKAIEQQKSIPVHIGEFGAYNKAGLASRVRWTTYLARFIESQGWSWAYWEFSAGFGIYNPASSSYNPELIDALLTRQLPNPTSYVGTPVYSSEFTKTISDWQLHANNGALATATQNTGALQINISKKGTEGWHIQLAKNNLALQTGEKYRLTFKAKAKQNRTATSYVGMSVSPWSSYSGYNSISLSDTFKVYSFIFDMTTTDNTARIVFDLGTAIPDVSIEYVLLEKVALQYPTALENEQLSSSLVFPNPLNEKLNIMNLNNFEQLTILNTNGQTLLQTRLAPQLNTIQLNKIPSGMYFVILSSQNKRESIKIIKK from the coding sequence ATGCGAAAAAGCTTGCTTTTTTTAGGTCTCATTCTCACTATTTTTAGCTCGGCACAAAACCGCGAGAAAGCATATTTAATTAACGAACAACTGGGGAAAGGCATTAATTTTGGCAATATGTTTGAAGCTCCCGGTGAAACCGCTTGGGGCAACCCCTGGCTACCACATTATCCGCAATTGGTAGCCGAACTCGGATTCAACCATGTGCGTATTCCCATTCGCTGGGAGCCCGAAAGCCGAAGTTCAGCCACAGCTCCCTACACCATCAATGAGGCCTTTTTGGAGCGGATAAAACAGGTGGTTGACTCAACGCTCAACAATGGTTTGTTCGCCATTATAAACATGCATCATCACGAGGCCTTGTATGAAAACCCTGAAGCCCAAAAGGCACGATTCCTGGCCCAATGGAAACAGATTTCGGAATATTTTTCTCATTATCCTGATTCGCTGCTTTTTGAAGTATTAAATGAGCCACACGGCAACCTTACTGCTGAAAAGTGGAATATTTTTCTAACCGATGCTTTAAGCACCATCAGAAATAGCAACCCCGAACGCATTGTTCTTATTGGCACTGCCGAATACGGCGGATTGGGAGGCTTGCAAAAATTGCAACTCCCCGATGATGAAAATATTATTCTTACCGCCCATTACTACAATCCTTTTACGTTTACCCACCAGGGGGCAGAATGGAGTGAAGGAGCAGCAGCATGGCTCGGAACTGAATGGAACGACACCGAAACCGAACGCCAGATGGTACAAAACGATTTTGCCCCTTTAAAAGCAATTGAACAGCAAAAAAGTATTCCGGTGCACATTGGCGAATTTGGCGCGTACAACAAAGCTGGTTTGGCCTCGCGTGTTCGCTGGACCACCTACCTTGCACGCTTTATTGAGTCGCAGGGATGGAGCTGGGCCTACTGGGAATTTAGTGCCGGTTTTGGCATTTACAACCCTGCCAGCTCAAGCTATAACCCGGAACTTATTGATGCTTTGCTTACCCGGCAACTACCCAACCCCACCAGCTATGTTGGCACGCCGGTTTATTCTTCAGAATTTACAAAAACCATAAGCGACTGGCAGCTACATGCCAACAACGGAGCGCTCGCAACAGCCACCCAAAATACAGGTGCGCTGCAAATTAACATTAGCAAAAAAGGCACCGAAGGCTGGCACATTCAACTCGCCAAAAACAATCTAGCCTTACAAACCGGAGAAAAATACCGCTTAACCTTTAAGGCAAAAGCCAAACAAAACAGGACCGCCACTTCGTATGTGGGTATGAGTGTATCGCCGTGGAGCTCGTATAGTGGCTATAACAGCATAAGCCTTAGCGATACCTTTAAAGTGTATTCATTTATTTTTGATATGACAACCACCGACAATACAGCCCGTATTGTTTTTGATCTTGGAACTGCCATTCCTGATGTTAGCATTGAATACGTTTTACTTGAAAAGGTAGCGTTACAGTATCCTACAGCGCTTGAAAACGAACAACTTTCATCAAGCCTGGTTTTTCCCAATCCGCTTAACGAAAAGCTAAATATTATGAACCTCAATAATTTTGAACAGCTTACTATTCTGAATACAAACGGCCAAACGCTGCTCCAAACACGGCTTGCTCCGCAACTCAATACCATTCAATTGAATAAGATTCCATCTGGCATGTACTTTGTTATTCTAAGTAGTCAGAATAAAAGAGAAAGCATAAAAATCATAAAAAAATAA
- a CDS encoding SIMPL domain-containing protein yields MKKTILSILLLAFVALAFAQNSHTGVITVEGKSSVKLFPEELSFTVNFSVKDENYTRCAELSVEKMDKIKKLFAKNGIDNDLITAGSYSIREVQKYSQELRQSVFDGYEANIPITIRTKIDYKKNDKIFELIKDNLQSNFNLSFELSEEQMEAVKEKLIALAVKDARQKADVIAATTQVELGKIKAIEYGEPRMIGPYNKNMELMSGGMMPMAREADAGITSVLSPDEKEMRTNIVISWYINE; encoded by the coding sequence ATGAAAAAAACAATTTTAAGCATTTTACTACTCGCCTTTGTTGCACTTGCGTTTGCACAAAACAGTCACACAGGAGTTATTACTGTTGAAGGAAAATCATCAGTAAAACTTTTTCCCGAAGAACTTTCGTTTACCGTAAATTTCAGTGTTAAAGATGAGAACTATACCAGATGTGCCGAACTATCGGTAGAAAAAATGGATAAAATAAAAAAACTGTTTGCAAAAAATGGCATTGACAATGACCTTATTACAGCCGGCAGCTATTCCATCCGTGAGGTACAGAAATACAGTCAGGAGTTGCGCCAATCGGTTTTCGACGGCTACGAGGCGAACATTCCGATTACCATTCGTACCAAAATAGATTATAAAAAGAACGATAAGATATTCGAACTGATTAAGGATAACCTGCAATCGAATTTCAATCTGAGCTTCGAACTATCGGAAGAACAAATGGAGGCGGTGAAAGAAAAACTAATTGCCCTGGCGGTTAAGGATGCCCGACAAAAAGCGGATGTTATTGCAGCAACTACACAGGTTGAACTGGGCAAAATAAAAGCCATAGAATATGGCGAACCGCGCATGATTGGCCCTTACAATAAAAACATGGAACTGATGAGTGGCGGTATGATGCCAATGGCGCGCGAAGCCGATGCCGGAATTACCTCGGTGCTCTCGCCCGACGAAAAAGAAATGCGCACCAACATTGTTATTTCGTGGTATATTAATGAATAA
- a CDS encoding beta-phosphoglucomutase family hydrolase, whose protein sequence is MAITVHPEAKALIFDLDGTLSDSLPVHIKTWKMIGDKFGFDFDPQIIHDMTGRPTIEFAKHVIERYGVSETPENLVKMKQESFWELDHLLEPVEEVMAIVKNYHGKLPMAVGTGASRRSAEVQLDAHKITHLFDAIVSADDVTKHKPEPETFLECARLMGVEPKYCQVFEDGDLGIIAAKKAGMFVTDVREHIAYGEWAR, encoded by the coding sequence ATGGCAATTACAGTACACCCTGAAGCTAAAGCACTGATTTTCGACCTGGACGGAACACTTTCCGATTCTCTTCCTGTACACATTAAAACCTGGAAAATGATAGGTGATAAATTTGGTTTTGATTTCGATCCACAGATTATTCATGATATGACAGGCCGTCCAACCATTGAATTTGCAAAACACGTTATTGAGCGTTATGGCGTAAGTGAAACTCCTGAAAATTTGGTAAAAATGAAACAGGAGTCGTTTTGGGAACTCGACCATTTGCTTGAACCCGTTGAGGAGGTAATGGCTATTGTAAAAAACTACCACGGCAAATTACCGATGGCGGTTGGAACAGGTGCCAGCAGGCGCAGTGCCGAAGTACAACTGGACGCCCATAAAATCACCCATCTTTTTGATGCCATTGTATCGGCCGACGATGTAACAAAACACAAACCCGAGCCGGAAACCTTTTTGGAGTGTGCCCGCTTAATGGGTGTTGAACCAAAATATTGCCAGGTTTTTGAAGATGGCGACCTTGGAATTATTGCAGCCAAAAAAGCCGGTATGTTTGTTACCGATGTTCGCGAACATATTGCTTACGGCGAATGGGCACGTTAA
- a CDS encoding AEC family transporter has protein sequence MGTLIVALKTVAPLFLVISLGAVFSRSKVCTPAWIEVLNKYALYIGFPALVIASLMPLETGENSFIQLIIHTSVYNICCMLLAFPVAKLLKLKQSMLRTLFLILPFGNIAYLGIPVLQNAFGDAILPVAAIISAVYLFWLLTLGIILVEAYGEEQTSIKKLSLSLAKNPLLLSVFIGVAIVVFNLKLPNVVEQTINIFANSVTAVVLFALGIFLGKQEIGKLRDWYTVSVMVVTTMLFLPFVFYLYLKAVGLDSELTQASIIDAAMPLGLTPYVLTVQYNLKSKLAARIVVLGTILSVFIIPLWMVWLNI, from the coding sequence ATGGGCACGTTAATAGTAGCACTTAAAACGGTTGCCCCCTTGTTCCTGGTTATTTCGCTTGGAGCAGTTTTTTCGCGGTCGAAAGTATGTACCCCCGCATGGATTGAAGTACTAAACAAATATGCCTTATACATTGGCTTTCCGGCACTTGTTATTGCCTCGTTAATGCCACTTGAAACGGGCGAGAATTCGTTTATCCAGCTTATTATTCACACTTCGGTTTACAATATTTGTTGCATGCTTCTGGCGTTTCCGGTGGCAAAGTTGCTAAAGTTAAAGCAATCGATGCTGCGCACCTTGTTTCTTATTTTGCCCTTTGGCAATATAGCTTACCTCGGTATTCCGGTATTACAAAATGCCTTTGGCGATGCTATTCTGCCGGTTGCAGCAATTATTTCAGCCGTATATTTGTTTTGGTTGCTAACCCTTGGAATTATTCTGGTTGAAGCATACGGTGAAGAACAAACCAGCATAAAAAAACTCAGCCTCAGTTTGGCAAAAAACCCGCTGCTTTTATCCGTATTTATTGGTGTTGCCATCGTTGTTTTTAATTTAAAACTACCCAATGTAGTTGAACAAACCATTAATATTTTTGCCAACTCGGTTACAGCAGTGGTGTTGTTTGCTCTTGGTATTTTCCTTGGGAAACAGGAAATTGGAAAATTACGCGATTGGTACACCGTGTCGGTTATGGTAGTTACTACCATGTTATTTTTACCATTTGTTTTTTACCTCTACTTAAAAGCAGTTGGACTTGACAGCGAACTAACACAGGCATCGATTATCGACGCTGCCATGCCCTTGGGCTTAACACCATATGTACTCACGGTACAATATAATCTGAAATCGAAACTGGCTGCACGTATTGTGGTTTTAGGTACGATTCTTTCGGTATTTATTATTCCGCTGTGGATGGTTTGGCTTAATATTTAA
- a CDS encoding GTP-binding protein: MDRRAKISVTVITGFLGAGKSTFINHLLKWYSGVQFALVENEFGDVPIDTKLIKGVDASQMFELKQGCICCTISDEYEQVLKELAERFPNVEHLLIETTGIADPAPVVQPFFADKNLQEIYNYNGTICLVDALNFKNHPEQETTIKQLTIADLVLVNKTEAINSVDCKALSEDLERLVPLANIQLVSYGKVENLQLEKIQQQAFNEYRLLSYASSHASIQTKTISFSKAINKAAFLHWLEYTLDIYKTSIYRCKGYLCFENEPYEYILQGVGGRFELEEGELLLDAAESKVVFMGKLDGLSLDFTA, encoded by the coding sequence TTGGATAGAAGAGCGAAAATATCAGTTACTGTAATTACCGGTTTTCTGGGAGCCGGCAAATCAACTTTTATTAACCATTTACTAAAATGGTATTCGGGAGTGCAGTTTGCCCTTGTTGAAAACGAATTTGGAGATGTACCCATTGATACCAAATTAATAAAAGGAGTAGATGCCAGCCAGATGTTTGAACTAAAACAAGGCTGTATTTGCTGTACTATCAGCGACGAATACGAACAGGTTTTAAAAGAACTGGCAGAACGATTCCCAAATGTAGAACACCTGTTGATTGAGACTACGGGAATAGCCGATCCAGCACCGGTAGTTCAGCCTTTTTTTGCCGATAAAAACCTGCAGGAGATCTATAACTACAATGGCACAATTTGCCTGGTTGATGCGCTGAATTTTAAAAATCACCCGGAGCAGGAAACCACCATTAAACAATTAACCATTGCCGACCTGGTTCTGGTAAATAAAACCGAAGCCATAAATAGTGTTGATTGTAAAGCACTTAGTGAAGACCTTGAACGCCTGGTTCCTCTGGCTAATATTCAGTTGGTAAGCTATGGGAAAGTAGAAAATTTACAGCTCGAGAAAATACAGCAACAAGCCTTTAACGAATATCGTTTGCTTAGCTATGCAAGCAGCCACGCATCCATTCAAACTAAAACGATCAGCTTTTCTAAGGCCATAAATAAAGCGGCTTTTTTGCATTGGCTGGAATATACGCTTGATATTTATAAAACCAGCATTTACAGATGTAAAGGCTATTTGTGTTTTGAAAATGAACCCTACGAGTACATTTTGCAGGGAGTAGGAGGTCGCTTTGAGTTGGAGGAAGGTGAACTTTTACTGGATGCAGCTGAAAGTAAGGTGGTTTTTATGGGCAAACTCGATGGCTTGTCGCTCGATTTTACTGCTTAA
- a CDS encoding sulfite exporter TauE/SafE family protein, with product MEFEWYLILALVGTGIAAGFINTTAGGGSMLTIPLLMFIGLPANVANGTNRIAILLQNIIGAGTFRNKQVLDLKTDYRLAVPAILGSLLGALFAVEMDVNLLKKIIAGLMVVLLLVVVLKPDAWVKELAGKVDAKPTVMQYIIFFGIGLYGGFIQMGVGFFLLAGLVLGCGHNLVRANAIKVFIVLIYTIFSLGIFIFHKQVDIVAGLILAAGNMFGAWLGANFTVKGGAKYVRYVLIFAMVIVILNLFGVFVVV from the coding sequence ATGGAATTCGAGTGGTATTTAATTTTAGCGCTTGTTGGAACAGGCATTGCGGCCGGTTTTATTAATACAACAGCTGGTGGCGGATCGATGTTAACTATTCCGCTGCTGATGTTTATCGGGCTTCCGGCCAATGTTGCCAATGGTACCAACCGTATTGCTATTTTGCTTCAAAATATTATCGGTGCAGGTACTTTTCGTAACAAACAGGTATTGGATTTAAAAACCGATTATCGTCTGGCTGTACCTGCTATACTGGGCTCGCTGCTTGGTGCCCTATTCGCCGTTGAAATGGATGTGAACCTGCTCAAGAAAATTATCGCGGGATTAATGGTTGTATTGTTGCTGGTTGTAGTATTAAAACCCGACGCCTGGGTGAAAGAGCTTGCCGGGAAAGTCGATGCTAAACCAACGGTGATGCAATACATTATTTTTTTTGGAATTGGTTTGTACGGAGGTTTTATTCAAATGGGAGTAGGCTTCTTTTTGCTTGCCGGACTGGTTCTGGGGTGTGGACATAACCTGGTGCGCGCCAACGCCATAAAGGTTTTTATTGTTTTAATCTATACCATTTTCTCGTTGGGCATCTTTATTTTTCATAAACAAGTTGATATTGTTGCGGGTTTAATACTTGCCGCAGGAAACATGTTTGGAGCCTGGTTGGGGGCTAACTTTACCGTTAAAGGTGGTGCAAAATATGTACGCTACGTTTTAATTTTTGCTATGGTAATTGTTATACTGAACCTGTTTGGAGTATTTGTGGTAGTTTAA
- the glyA gene encoding serine hydroxymethyltransferase: MKRDTLVFDIIKKEHQRQLGGIELIASENFVSEQVMEAMGSVMTNKYAEGYPGKRYYGGCQFVDMTEQLAIDRIKELYGAVWANVQPHSGAQANAAVLSVILKPGDTFLGLDLSHGGHLSHGSHVNSSGILYKPVAYKVKEDTGMVDYDEMEALAKEHKPKLIIGGASAYSREWDYKRMREIADSVGALFMVDMAHPAGLIAAGLLDNPVKYAHVVTSTTHKTLRGPRGGIILMGEDFDNPWGITTPKGVVRKMSSLLDSAVFPGQQGGPLEHVIAAKAVAFGEALDPSYKEYQAQVQKNAAVMAQAFVDLGYKVISGGTDNHSMLIDLRTKYPEITGKIVENTIVNAEITINKNMVPFDSRSPFQTSGLRVGTPAITTRGVKEDLMPEIVQLIDDCIANIDNDAYIKAIGEKVHVMMKDFPLFAY; the protein is encoded by the coding sequence ATGAAGAGAGATACTTTGGTTTTTGATATTATCAAGAAAGAACACCAGCGCCAGTTGGGCGGAATTGAATTGATTGCTTCGGAAAACTTTGTGAGCGAACAGGTTATGGAAGCAATGGGTTCGGTAATGACCAATAAATATGCTGAAGGTTACCCCGGAAAACGTTATTATGGTGGTTGCCAGTTTGTTGACATGACCGAGCAATTGGCCATCGACCGTATTAAAGAATTATACGGGGCTGTTTGGGCTAATGTGCAGCCACACTCGGGTGCACAGGCTAACGCGGCGGTGTTAAGCGTAATACTAAAACCGGGTGATACTTTTCTGGGGCTTGATTTGTCGCATGGCGGGCACCTTTCGCATGGTTCGCATGTAAACTCGTCGGGTATTTTATACAAGCCGGTTGCCTACAAGGTGAAGGAAGATACCGGAATGGTTGATTACGATGAAATGGAAGCGCTGGCAAAAGAGCACAAACCAAAACTGATTATTGGTGGTGCATCGGCCTACAGTCGCGAATGGGACTATAAACGTATGCGCGAAATTGCCGATAGCGTTGGTGCATTGTTTATGGTAGATATGGCACATCCGGCTGGTTTAATTGCTGCCGGTTTGTTAGATAATCCGGTTAAATACGCGCACGTTGTAACGTCAACTACACATAAAACCTTGCGTGGGCCGCGCGGTGGTATTATTCTTATGGGCGAAGATTTTGATAACCCATGGGGAATTACAACCCCAAAAGGCGTGGTGCGAAAAATGTCGTCGTTGCTTGATTCGGCAGTTTTTCCGGGGCAGCAAGGCGGACCGCTCGAGCATGTAATAGCCGCAAAAGCAGTTGCATTTGGCGAAGCGCTGGATCCATCGTACAAAGAATACCAGGCACAGGTGCAAAAGAATGCTGCAGTGATGGCGCAGGCTTTTGTTGATCTTGGGTACAAGGTTATTTCGGGCGGAACCGACAACCACTCGATGTTGATTGACTTACGTACCAAGTATCCTGAAATTACGGGTAAAATTGTTGAAAATACGATCGTGAATGCCGAAATTACCATTAATAAAAACATGGTTCCATTTGATAGCCGTTCACCATTCCAAACGTCGGGATTACGCGTTGGTACACCGGCTATTACAACCCGTGGCGTAAAAGAAGACCTTATGCCTGAAATTGTTCAGCTAATTGACGACTGTATTGCCAACATCGATAATGATGCTTACATTAAAGCTATTGGCGAAAAAGTTCATGTCATGATGAAGGATTTCCCTCTGTTTGCCTATTAA